The following nucleotide sequence is from Hevea brasiliensis isolate MT/VB/25A 57/8 chromosome 7, ASM3005281v1, whole genome shotgun sequence.
tttattgcccaaaagaatagctTGGTTATCTGTAAGTCTAAGATAAGTATCTTTCAGAGTAGGATTAGATTCTTAGGATACTATATCTCAAATGGCACAATTTCACCAATAGAAAGATACCTTGCTTTTATTGATAAGTTTCTCGACAAAATACTAGAAAAAACTCAGCTATAAAGATTTTTAGGTTGTTTAAACTATGTTTTAGATTTTTATCTAAATCTTAACAGACTACTTCAACCTCTTtatgaaagattaaagaaaaattcaaagcCTTTGACATAGGAAAATACTCTTATTGTTCAGAAAATTAAagcctaaattaaaaaaattcccTACTTACACTTAGCCAACCCTAATTAATGCTTTTAAGATTGTTGAAACTGATGCCTCTGAATTATGATATGGAGGAAtattaaagcaaaagaagaataaTAAAGAATGCATAGTTCAGTATGTTTCTGGACATTGGGATAGTACCCAAAAGAACTACTCTACCATCAAAGAAGAGATTTTATCTATTATTATatgtattcaaaagtttcaaagtACTTTATTAAATCAAAAGTTTCTTCTGAAAATATATTGTAAATCTACAAAAGAGATTTTGAAAAAAGATGTTCAAAACATTACTTCAAAATAGAATTTTGCTACATGGGAAgctattttaagtatttttgattttgatattgaataTATTAGAAAAGATATGAATTTTGTCCCTAactttttaacttgtgaatttttgTAAACCCCTCACCATGATTCCTTGAAGCCTCCTGGAAATCTACCCAAAGAAACTAAAGAATCTAAGTCAAAGTTCTCTTCCTCTAAAGCTTCTTTATCCAAGTAAAAGTCTCAAAACCAAACCCAGAGGTCAATCCCAGAGCCTTATGTTGAGTCAACCAAAGCTAATGTCCCAAAACCCCATTGTTTCCTAGAATACTCTATTCCAGAGAAAAATTGATCAACTTCAAAATGAAAGCCCCTCTACTTCACAAAACTTAAATCCACTAGAAAGCCAAGTGCAAGAATGGTTAGCCAACCTCATTAACCATCTTGAACTTTGTCAAGTCCTAAGGGAATCCTTTCTAAAGGTTTCTATAAAGTTGCAGCTACTAAAAATTTCGAGAAAGAGACTATTGTTCAAAAACCAAAAACTCTTTCTCAACCAAAAGTTGTTTTCCAAACTAATTTAACTTTAAAATCGAAGGACCCAATTGTTTCATAAAATTTTTCTCAAAACACTAGTTCTCCTTgacaatatttttcaaaaaaaacttATCAAAGCATTTTAACTATTGAAGATGTTTTTATGATACTAACCTAAGTTTATGTGCAACAAAGTTTTTTACTTCCTAGTATTATAAACCATGGGATCGTTCATAAGACCTAGCTTATTACCAAAGCATTTTGATTGAAACTGGCTCGGTTAAAATTAAACACTTCCTAAAAAATTCCCCTCTCCCAAACTACTCAACCTGCACAATCTGCAAAGTTATTGAGCCTATGGATTAGGGACAAGACCTTTCACTTCCTAGAAAATTTCAAGCCAAATTCGGAAAAAGCCTACCTTCCAACCGAACTTTCAATTATTAGGATTACCACCAAGCCTAGATTAATGCCTTCCTTATCCAGAATCCTAACCAAACTCATAAATGGATCTTCTTTTTCAACACCATTTCAAAATTCTGCTTTCCAAGATGGTTTGCTCAGTGGTGTAATTGGATGGGAGCcacacctgaaattttgccttctGATATCTATCAAGAAGATACAACTTTTAAAGCCAGATACATCCCCTTAGTGGAAGAAGACTTTTTCCACCCTTTAATCCTTTttgcttcaattttttttttcccttaggTACTTGGTTAGGACTATGGATTCAAAACTGATCAACTACTTCAAGGCCCTATTCTGATCGAAAGATTCAAGGTCAAATGGTGGTTTAAATTTCAAAAGAATTAGAAAGCCTCCTTTGTAGCTGTAGAAGAATTGTTTCTCAAACAGTCCAAGGACCATTAGCAAATTGCATCTGGCTCAACTTTTCTTGCTCAAAAATCTCATGCAAGTTCCTTTCTTGCTCAAGCCAAAATAGAAGAAAAGTACTTTATAATTATGAAACAACTCTTATCAAGTAAGTCAGATGCCTCTGCGTTAGCAACTTTTAGCAAAGCCAGCTCATCCTTAGAGGTAATCAGCCTTGCTAATGATAATGAAGATGACTGTTTTGGAATTTTCACTTCATTAAAGCATCAATAGTATCAGCCATAACTTTTAAACTTTAAAGTCTCTCCAAGCATGCGCTAAAAGAAACAATAATTTTTACTTGCcaggaataaaatttttaaagtttcACATGGCTATAGTAAAAAGTCTTTCACTTGCCATAAATTATGCTTTTACATGACTATAGTAGAAGCTTCACATGTATCACAGTAAAATCCAATAATTATAAAAGACTTCTCCTTCAACTATAAAAGGAGAATTCTGCTTTTACTTAGGCATCGAATACACTAAACCTTAAGAGCCCTCTTCCCTTTCAAATTCCTTTAGCTGATGCCTTTCATCTTTTTATCTTGTTTTCCTTAACCATTTAACTTAAATTCTGTCTCCTATGTAAGTATCAGTTTTAAAGTTTCAATATATTTTGCTAAGATATGTTGATCTTTGAGTTTAATTATTATTGATGTGGCTGGTTCTACTGCCCATTTTAATCCTTTCTTATTTATTATTATCGTTGTGGCTGGTTCTACCACTCTATTTTAATCTTTGcttattaattattattgttgtgGCTGGTTCTAccaccttatatatatatatatatatatatatatatatatatatatatatatatatatatatataagagttaTGTAAATattcataagaaaataaaaaatatataactaCACTTAGTAAAGTAcaccaaataaaataaaataacaatcattccataaaaaataaatattatttcaaatatttttttatttcaattttcactcatgattttcaaagaaGTCTGCTACATCCAAATGTGTTGTATCAGTAATTCCATTGAAATCATCATCTTTATATACAAAATTTACCTTAACATCATCATTTTGATATGTTAAATTGGCCTCTACATTTTTCTCTTTTGTTTTTATGGAGGCTAGATAAAGCTTAACAAGATACTCAGACTTATGACAGGTACATGACCAATGGCCTTTCATGCCatatcaataacatgaaatttctatACCTTTTGAAGTGTAATTTTGAGCACTCttatctttctctttttctgcatAATTATTCCACTTGATGGGGGGAATTTTTATTATTGCCACCATTACAATAACTGTAATTATTACGTCCTCTTCCTTGGCCACAACCACGACGACGACCACGACCACGACTATGATGCGATCATGATTATGTATTGCTACATTCACTTCAAGGATCAAGTAGATCCAGTAGGACGAGCTTCATTATTTTTCATCAGTAACTCATTATTTTGCTCAGGTACAAGAAGCATGAGATCAATTGTGAATATTTTTTAAAACCCTTTTCACAATATTGCTACCGCAGGAATACATTTGAAGCGTGAAAAGTTAAAAAGGTTTCTTTTTTTCTAATAAGTCCTCACCTGTAATGTTTTCCCACATAATTTTAATTCAGaacttattttaaaaattatagaaTTGTACTCACTTATGTTTTAAAATCTTGTAACCATAAATGCATACAATCATAATGAGCATTAAGTTTGTTTTATGGTGGTCATATCATTCTTTTAAATTATTCCACAATTCAAGTGGATTTTTTCCTATTAAATATTCTACTTTTAACTCTTCATGTAAAtgattacaaagaaaaataattgcTTTTGCCTTATCTTGGGATGATGCTTGTTTTCCTACTTGGACTGTATGCCCAAGATCCATAGCATCAAGGTGAATTTTAACATCAAGCACCCATGATAATTAATTCTCGCCAGTTATGCCAAGGACCGCAAACTCGAGATTACTAAGATTTAACATGACGCAAGCTAATATaaaacaacaataataattagaataaattatagataactttaactaaaataaataaactaattaaaagttttaaataattaacgatacattacaaataataaagaatttttttaatattataaatttattttttttttaaatcttattcaaaagaaataaatcaaatgaTAAAATAACTAATGattaaatattaaacataaatataacCAGAATAATAGAGATAACATTATGAATTCATAATTATAAATTGTTAATGAGATGTTAAATAACTAGTAAAATAATTCATTATCCTAACTAACAACTTACCAAGTTAACCAATCAATATTGATTATTATGAATATATGGGCATATATTAGGGAAATAAAATTACcaataattttgttaaaaaacatacatacttaaatgcaCATATAATATTGTAAaacatatataataaatttataaaataataatatagaaaGAATTACTTTATTAAGAATAAGAAAAtaaacttttaatttaaatttaaaattgtgaAGCAAATTCATGCCGACAACATGttataaattaaagaagaattaaaagaaatataataaaaatataaataatttaacagagaaaataaaaattattttagtaatgAGAGAATACTTTTAATTACTCATCTTCAACATGCCTTGGATGCAGCATCTTCTTATAGGATTTCCACCATAAATGAATTCAATTAGTCATCAAGTATAAATGTCTTATgagtttaaaaaatttaattgggCAGAGATTATGGACATCCACTTAATTGTAGTATTTACAACAAATAGAcattatatatatgtgtatatatatatatatatatatatatatatatatatatatacttgtaTCTGTTTGCAACTTTTTTAagcatattctttttattttctaatatCTTTAGCCATCTggcaaatttattaaattaattttattatatatatatgtatatatatgtgtatatatatatatatatatatatacatatatatatatatatatatatatatgtatatatatatgtgtatatgtacatatatacacacatatatatatatatatacatatatatgtgtgtatatatgtacatatacacatatatatatacatatatacatatatatatgtacatatatacatataattattgaagtatatatacatatatatatacatatatatatacatattattgAAGTATATATTATtgaagtatatatatatacatatatacatatgtatatatatatatacttcaaTAATATATACTTcaataatatgtatatatatatatatgtatatatgtatgtatatatatgtatatatatttatatatatacatttttcttcttttctttgtaCATATATAGGCTAAACCTAAAAGTTAAATGGACTTGTATCTGTTTGCAACTTTTTTAagcatattctttttattttctaatatCTTTAGCCATCtagcaaattaattaaattaattttattaaattttgttATTATCAAAATTAAGCCCTCTTGAAGTTTAGGTGTAACACAATTTGCAACCATTTCAAAGCATTTAGGTCAGAGCTTCTTATTGCTTAATTCTTGCCTAGAAAAATTCTTGGTTATATCCtatctattataaatttaaaatacaagtATATGAGACTCACATATTTAATACGTAAATCTcaccatatattttatattttgatttaataGTAGACTGAatctaaaaaagaaaaattcaatatTAAATCAATAATTTTAGTGGTGAAATATTAGCTTCATTATATTTCAAAACATTTGCGTAACAATGCTGATGCATGTTTTCTCttcaattttattaaaagaaaatGAATGAATTTAATATAAGTTTAACACCATAACAAGTTTTATAATCATTGTatcaaataattgtaataaaatttatgtagatttaattaaaatttgtataaTAAGTgtatgaatttatatatatatatatatatatatatatatatatatattttttttttttttttttctttttttctttgtacatatATAAGCTAAACCTAAAAGTTAAAGGGACTTGTATCTGTTTGCAACTTTTTTAagcatattctttttattttctaatatCTTTAGCCATCTagcaaatttattaaattaattttattaaattttattattatcaaaatTAAGCCCTCTTGAAGTTTAGGTGTAACACAATTTGCAACCATTTCAAAGCATTTAGGTCAGAGCTTCTTATTGCTTAATTCTTGCCTAGGAAAATCCTTGGTTATATCCggtctattataaatttaaaatacaaatatatGAGACTCACATATTTAATAGGTGAATCTCACCATATATCTTATATTTTGAGTTAATAGTAGACTGAatctaaaaaagaaaaattcaatatTAAATCAATAATTTTAGTGGTGAAATATTAGCTTCATTATATTTCAAAAGATTCGAGTAGCGAATGCTGATGCATGTTTTCTCTTCAATTCTATTAAAAGAAAATGAATGAATTTAATATAAGTTTAACACCAGAACAAGTTTTATAATCATTGtatcaaataattataataaaatttatgtagatttaattaaaatttatataataagtGTATGAATttacatataaatatttaattaaatgccGGTCATTAAATTCATTCTcgtatattaatttataataccACACCTTAAAagatcaaaaaattaaaaaaaaaaaagttgataaAACAACGAACAGAAACTCTATGATTACACAAAGAAAGCCACGCTTCCAGTACAAGCtaggtttaaaaaaaaaaaaatggattccTAAATCCTAATAACCTACTATACTTACAGTAATCAAGCCTATATTAAAAAGAGATGATATAGATAATTAGTTAACTAAAGATCATGGTACAGGATAAGACTTGTTTTTACACATGCACTTATAAGCCATAGGACAAGTCTCAGCCTCTGCAAGTGATGCACAGAAAAAGCTCTCCCTTACAAGCCTACATGGGCGGCATGACCCACATGCATGGGAACAATCAGGAAGTCTTGACCCTGCAATCTGGACTGTGTCAGGTCCTCTTCTCTTTGTTGGCCTCATTTCCCTGTAGAAACTTGGATTTGCCACGACCACATCTTGTGTCCTAGGCTGTGAAGAATGGTGATGCCCACGTTCTGTTgacaaattaataataattacaaggaaCACATTAGATGAGGAATTAAATTTGCATCAGAATTCCACTAAAATGAACTAAACTTCCATTAACAAAATGGGCAGAGAATTGAAGGGATATACAACAATAACAACAATTAAACCTTAATTTCAAATTAGATAGATTGgttataagattttatttttatttttatttttatttttatttttattattattattttttttctattctgCTTTGTTAGACACCAAGAATtaagcataatatatatataaaaaaaaaaatgacttgTAATGAAGGTTCTTTACAAAATGTTTTTGCATGCTTTTCAATGATCCATGTACCAATTCAGCTAATCCAAACGGTTAGTAAGTTCATATAAGAATGTGCTGATATAAAAgggagagagaaagagggagaACTTACGTGTCCGTGGCCCGCCAATGTGCCTTGAAGATATTACAGCAGGAAGAGAGAGAAGAGCAATGACTAATAGAGCAACACAAACAGAACCTTTCATGGCTTTTGATGAAATTTTTATGCTTCCGCTGTGTTTCTATGTTTTCCTTTAGTTTAGCTTGATATGGCAAGTATATGAAGCAGAACACAGGTAAAAGGAATATATAAAGGAGTTAAATAGGACTATATTGAAGCAACTCACAGGCAAGAGAGGGTGGTGACGCAGAGTGATAAGAGAAGGTCACATGAAAAAGGGCGTACAAAACCACTGTTCAAAgtagtcacaggataatgaagctATAGCCACCTTTATAAGGTGATGCATAGAAGCATTGAAAGAATTTACTGTATTCAAAGTGTGATTTACTGAATTCAAAGTGTTTGTTTTACGTGATCTCTGACTAGAATGCAGTAAGACAATAAGACAATGCATATATTGCCGTAAATGCATGGGAGGGATACTcagattttcttgaatttttgaaAGGATTATTAAAAGCTAATAACAATAAATTGTGTACTGAGGATTTAATGTGATTGCCATTAATGTTTTCTACAGCTATAGTAGATGAACATGTGTGCTTCAGCTAGGACCACCTCATTGTGTGTGTTTGTTTGtttgcttatttatttattttttattactttgatggatATTTTAACTCAGTACACTGTACCAACTCTACCAAAAGAAAAACTGGCCATTCCAAACTATATCAACTTTAGCAGTGGCTACCATAGCCTATGCATCTATTGGCTTGAGCATAGAATTATAATTGGCGGTCCATTTTTCTTAATTGATGCGGAAATTCTTGCTTTATGAATAACGTTCCATTCTATAATCTTATGTATTATATTATTACTCTATAGTTAATCTATATTCTGTATTGGAATTATATTCTATATTTATTCCATATTCTACATTATAATTATAttctatattaaatattattatttattgtattGATTAttctattatataaaatttaaaaatttattattattattattattattattattattattattattcacttttactttttttttttagagcTATATGACTCTAGCCGTAGAATTTTTTGGTAAAATAGAATAAAGTTGGTTAAATCATAAGCGAGTCCCTAAGAAATGTAAAAAAGAAAACATTATAAGTCAGtctctatatttttttattaaaaataatttagtatttaaaattttattatgttaATAAAATGGTTATTACATCAAAGTATGATATTATgttactcaaattttattttccAATAAATTGGTGTCTcaattcaaattttatatttaagtacGCTTTTCTGGTGTGacaattagaaaataaaaagcTTTTCTAAATTgttcaaaataaataatatacaaatcAATATGttttctaaatttataatttgttatattaTATACGGTTTATGGGTTTATAAAGAATTAATTTTGTTTATAGTGATTTttaattaacaaataatttattttCCAAGAAAAAGTATGtaaggaaatttttttttatgattcaatgtaatttattttgacaatGTACATAATATGTAAAGTTATaatctatttataatttattgtaacaccccaaaattttattaattatgagtattttgatattttaattttatttaaattttaggaatttttttgagatttttcggattttaaaaatcgagttcgattttccgaaaatataaactttgatgatttttaaaaattaatttaaagaccacgtggcaaaactaaaaatatatttggagtctacgtatttttctgagttttatgaaattttttcggaatttttggacctcattttcggtcccgaggcagagtaaaaattcaaaattttgtatctgaaTCGGCCGAAtcgaccggaccggatcggacctcgAATCGGACCGACgacccttttccttcttcctttttcttctccgcgcgtcgtctctctcttttctctcgctTTCTCTCTCCGCCCTAGCCACGCAGCCTGACCCGAGCTGAAGCAGCGCTGGCCAGCCAGCAATGGCCCACGTCCGCCTAAACGGACGGAACGCCGCGTAACGTCCCTGCAAGGCCGCTTCGACTTCCTCGGACAATCCGCCGatccgccaccgattggaccgtttcttgtgtccaaaatcatctactcggcgagagctttccatagacaccaagaacgccgaaatccatcgagcggattgtccgatttttgctcgggaagattttagcctatttcgacttttgggctaaatttctcgaaaACCTTGAATCCCacaaggaaaccgaggccaccagcacgctccattcgtcgagaccttcgcaacgacataaatttcgaatttttccgacaccgtttttcggtgggtcccatggaacttcgcagtgtattttcaaccattaaatgagcttagaaaattctgaaaaatttatgtactaacccccgtgttatgggcttcgtgtaggtatcctcgattcgcggaaattcgacagttgaccgggtctgcaaatttcgggccagacagacccgttaccggaaaagtctccgaattggaccgaggttttggctagccccccattgtcagacgtcccgagcgcgttcccgaagtcggaatcggcaaaggtaaacccgaaccttgttttttcgtaattttctagtgcttaaataggattaaaaatccataaaatattcgtggtagcttagaaaattacgattctttttgcaatagcttagtaatattgctaaggaccgcggggcaaagttttataatttttagagcttgtttgagcaatttttgcaaaaatgatctatAATAAGGACAAAATTggaattttgcgtattgtgatgaatgactgatttgatgggcccaggaggggctgtgtgatatgattgaactgttgatgtatggattgtgagtatagaagtgcattcttagcccttttgcaggttgggtaggtcctaggtataggggagactctaccggattttcggcacgacttaggatttacttgatctttttctttgtttgtattgagtcaaatttattaaatagatgtaatgtaattgtcaggtgagcc
It contains:
- the LOC110664895 gene encoding protein EPIDERMAL PATTERNING FACTOR 1, producing MKGSVCVALLVIALLSLPAVISSRHIGGPRTQRGHHHSSQPRTQDVVVANPSFYREMRPTKRRGPDTVQIAGSRLPDCSHACGSCRPCRLVRESFFCASLAEAETCPMAYKCMCKNKSYPVP